Proteins encoded by one window of Calidithermus timidus DSM 17022:
- a CDS encoding N-acetylmuramic acid 6-phosphate etherase, with amino-acid sequence MNTESANPRYADLDIWEAGEILEALLERQFVAVAAVRAVRGEIEAAALAAARRLGRGGRLAYAGAGTSGRLAVQDGTELPPTYGWPRSRLLYLLAGGEKALLSSVEGAEDDARAGREAASVLGANDVLVGVAASGRTPYTVAVIEEARSRGALTVAIANNPGTPLLCAAEHAICLDTGPEVVAGSTRMAAGTAQKVALNLFSTLTMIRLGRVYGNRMVEVELTNKKLWRRGVAMLRELSGVERAEAERALEQAQGRVSLAVLLLRGVGLEEAHRLLSQAGGLRGALERLEREG; translated from the coding sequence GTGAACACCGAATCCGCTAACCCACGTTATGCAGACCTCGACATCTGGGAGGCGGGGGAGATCCTCGAGGCCCTGCTGGAGCGCCAGTTCGTCGCCGTCGCGGCGGTGCGGGCGGTGCGCGGGGAGATCGAAGCCGCCGCCCTGGCTGCTGCCCGGCGGCTGGGCCGGGGGGGAAGGTTGGCCTACGCCGGGGCCGGGACCAGCGGGAGGTTGGCCGTGCAGGATGGCACTGAGCTCCCACCCACCTACGGCTGGCCGCGGAGCCGCCTGCTCTACTTGCTGGCCGGGGGTGAGAAGGCCTTGCTCTCCTCGGTCGAGGGGGCGGAGGACGATGCCAGAGCAGGCCGTGAGGCCGCTTCGGTGTTGGGTGCAAACGACGTGCTGGTGGGGGTGGCAGCCAGCGGGCGCACCCCCTACACGGTGGCGGTCATCGAGGAGGCGCGCTCGAGGGGTGCCCTCACCGTCGCCATCGCCAATAACCCAGGCACCCCCCTGTTATGCGCGGCAGAGCATGCCATCTGCCTCGACACCGGCCCCGAGGTGGTGGCGGGCTCGACCCGTATGGCCGCCGGGACGGCGCAAAAGGTGGCCCTCAACCTGTTCTCCACCCTGACCATGATCCGGCTGGGCCGGGTCTACGGCAACCGCATGGTGGAAGTCGAGCTGACCAACAAGAAGCTCTGGCGGCGGGGGGTGGCGATGCTGCGCGAGCTGAGCGGGGTAGAGCGGGCCGAGGCTGAGCGGGCTCTCGAGCAAGCCCAAGGTCGCGTGAGCCTGGCGGTGCTGCTGCTCAGAGGGGTGGGGCTCGAGGAGGCCCACCGTCTCTTGAGCCAGGCCGGTGGGCTGCGGGGGGCACTCGAGCGGCTCGAGCGGGAGGGGTGA
- a CDS encoding ABC transporter permease, whose amino-acid sequence MWTFVFKRFLIAIPTLLLISVLVFAVIQLQPGGFLENMLEDPRVSRETVERIRQQYLLDQPVWVQYLNWLGGVLRGDFGYSFLNNRPVSELIWERLGWTVFLAVITIFATWVVAIPLGIYTALRRHGFGAMLANFIGYFGLATPDFLVALLLIFAVLSAGGTSVGGLFSPQYIDAPWSWAKFTDMLSHLWIPLIVIGLDGTAGIMRQMRANMLDVLSQDYVRTARSKGLAERVVLWKHAVRNAINPLISIAGLSLPNLISSTIIASIVLNLPTIGPFLYDSLLNKDQYVVMALLMMSAVLLMIGNLLADVALAWADPRIRYG is encoded by the coding sequence ATGTGGACCTTCGTTTTCAAGCGCTTTTTGATCGCGATTCCCACCCTGCTCCTGATCTCGGTGCTGGTTTTCGCCGTGATCCAGCTTCAGCCGGGGGGCTTCCTGGAGAACATGCTCGAGGACCCCCGCGTCTCCCGCGAGACCGTCGAGCGCATCCGCCAGCAGTACCTCCTCGACCAGCCGGTGTGGGTGCAGTACCTCAACTGGCTGGGCGGGGTATTGCGCGGGGATTTCGGCTACTCCTTCCTCAACAACCGCCCCGTCTCCGAGCTCATCTGGGAGCGGCTGGGGTGGACGGTCTTCCTGGCCGTGATCACCATCTTCGCGACTTGGGTCGTCGCCATCCCGCTGGGCATCTACACCGCCTTGCGACGGCACGGCTTCGGGGCCATGCTGGCTAACTTCATCGGCTACTTCGGCCTCGCCACCCCCGACTTCCTGGTGGCATTGCTGCTGATCTTCGCCGTGCTGAGCGCCGGGGGCACCAGCGTGGGTGGCCTCTTCAGCCCACAGTACATCGATGCGCCATGGAGTTGGGCGAAGTTCACCGACATGCTGAGTCACCTCTGGATCCCCCTCATCGTCATCGGCCTCGACGGCACTGCCGGCATCATGCGCCAGATGCGGGCCAACATGCTCGACGTGCTCTCGCAGGACTACGTGCGCACGGCCCGCTCGAAGGGCTTGGCGGAGCGGGTGGTGCTGTGGAAGCACGCGGTGCGCAACGCCATCAACCCGCTCATCAGTATCGCCGGGCTCTCGCTGCCCAACCTCATCTCGAGCACCATCATCGCCTCCATCGTGCTCAACTTGCCCACCATCGGCCCCTTCCTCTACGACTCCTTGCTCAACAAGGACCAGTACGTGGTGATGGCGCTGTTGATGATGTCGGCGGTGCTCTTGATGATCGGCAACCTGCTGGCCGACGTGGCCCTGGCCTGGGCCGACCCGAGGATCCGCTATGGATAG
- a CDS encoding ABC transporter substrate-binding protein, with product MSKRRALWLVGFLLLGALALAQSKTISSYSNLGVTGGKAGGSLTLALGSAPQTLFYYGAIDSAIQTLANQMFDGLIEYNLANYKIEPALAVSWQISGGSRVYTFNLRRGVKWHDGRDFTADDVVFTYSQIVANPEARGGDAGNFAGVKIEKVDTYRVRFTLPKPAPAFIHYMRLPIMPKHKLVGFSQEGGKAPAEINNAWPTNVNPEEVVGTGPFRLQSYTPGQQVTLVKNPNYWKRDENGAVLPYLDRLQYLIITDSQARVAQFLAGNLGQINISGAEFPDLKRREVQGAPFKVVQFRALFGSPPHLAFNYDAKNPELARLFRNSDFRRAIQAAVNRNRIIEDVYNGLAELPGNGVAPISEWYYDTRKLLGSYDLKAANAALDKLGLKRGPDGIRLLPSGKLLEFTLTYGSNSTAFTGIATILQNDLRQVGVKVNLQGILAANLLSTGRGKDWEAIILGLGDQPDPELRTPIWKPGGALYYWHQSTQPATPEGAPQFNNFLPWEKEIYDIWEKAASTTNVTQRKALYDRWQAIFAREAMVIMIAKEYAAGAVSNRYGNYVYSLGVIPGYNPVPLMFQR from the coding sequence ATGAGTAAACGAAGAGCACTATGGCTAGTGGGGTTCTTGCTCCTGGGGGCCCTCGCCCTGGCCCAATCCAAGACCATCTCCAGCTACAGCAACCTGGGGGTGACGGGCGGCAAGGCCGGGGGCAGCCTGACCCTCGCGTTGGGCAGCGCGCCCCAGACGCTTTTCTACTATGGGGCCATCGACTCGGCCATCCAGACCCTCGCCAACCAGATGTTCGACGGGCTCATCGAGTACAACCTGGCTAACTACAAGATCGAGCCCGCCCTGGCGGTTTCCTGGCAGATCAGCGGGGGAAGCAGGGTCTACACCTTCAACCTGCGCCGGGGCGTGAAGTGGCACGATGGGCGCGACTTCACCGCCGATGACGTGGTCTTCACCTACAGCCAGATCGTGGCCAATCCCGAAGCCCGCGGCGGCGACGCGGGCAACTTCGCCGGGGTCAAGATCGAGAAGGTCGATACCTACCGGGTGCGCTTCACCCTGCCCAAACCCGCTCCGGCCTTCATCCACTACATGCGCCTGCCGATCATGCCCAAGCACAAGCTGGTGGGCTTCAGCCAGGAGGGGGGTAAGGCCCCGGCGGAGATCAACAACGCCTGGCCCACCAACGTCAACCCTGAGGAAGTGGTGGGCACCGGGCCGTTCCGCCTGCAGAGCTATACCCCAGGCCAGCAGGTTACGCTGGTGAAGAACCCCAACTACTGGAAGCGTGACGAGAATGGCGCTGTGCTACCCTACCTCGACCGCCTGCAATACCTCATCATCACCGACTCGCAGGCCCGCGTAGCCCAGTTCCTGGCCGGAAATTTGGGTCAGATCAACATCAGCGGCGCCGAATTCCCCGACCTCAAGCGCCGCGAGGTGCAAGGGGCTCCTTTCAAGGTGGTGCAGTTTCGCGCCCTCTTTGGCTCGCCCCCGCACTTGGCTTTCAACTACGACGCCAAGAACCCCGAGCTGGCCCGGCTCTTCCGCAACTCCGACTTCCGCCGTGCGATTCAGGCGGCAGTAAACCGCAACCGTATCATCGAGGACGTGTACAACGGCCTGGCCGAGCTGCCGGGCAACGGCGTGGCCCCCATCAGCGAGTGGTACTACGATACCCGCAAGCTCCTGGGCAGCTACGACCTCAAGGCCGCCAACGCCGCGCTCGACAAACTCGGCCTCAAGCGCGGTCCCGACGGCATCCGGCTGCTGCCCAGCGGGAAGCTGCTCGAGTTCACCCTCACCTACGGCTCCAACTCCACCGCCTTCACCGGTATCGCCACCATCCTGCAGAACGACCTGCGCCAGGTTGGGGTTAAGGTCAACCTCCAGGGCATCCTGGCCGCCAACCTGCTCTCCACCGGGCGCGGCAAGGACTGGGAGGCGATCATCCTGGGCCTGGGTGACCAGCCCGACCCCGAGCTGCGCACGCCCATCTGGAAGCCAGGCGGGGCGCTGTACTACTGGCACCAGTCCACCCAGCCCGCCACCCCCGAGGGCGCGCCGCAGTTCAACAACTTCCTGCCCTGGGAGAAGGAGATCTACGACATCTGGGAGAAGGCGGCCAGCACCACCAACGTCACCCAGCGCAAGGCGCTCTATGACCGCTGGCAGGCCATCTTCGCCCGCGAGGCCATGGTGATCATGATCGCCAAGGAGTACGCCGCGGGCGCGGTCTCCAACCGCTACGGCAACTACGTCTACAGCCTGGGCGTGATCCCCGGCTACAACCCCGTGCCGCTGATGTTCCAGAGGTAA
- a CDS encoding serine hydrolase domain-containing protein — protein sequence MIHNATRILQSAIDSGQIPGAALGVVWAEGEAEHWVYGKAQLEPESLPLEAAMTFDLASLTKVIFTVPEVLRLVEDGLADLDDPLARFFPEMAWMQNSELPRRTLRQLLTHTAGLPAWAPLYTWNSSPELLKQQVLQHRWEVGEPGPTVYSDIGYILLGLLLERLRGKPLTDFALSSGLTWKPRPENSVATERCPWRGRVLRGEIHDENAFALGGAGQAGLFGSLAGVLEWARSVLEGSLLSQAALEEMTRPQTAERALGWVLWQPGFSGGSLCSPRTIGHTGFTGTGVWIDLERGYAWALLTNRVHPGRHRESGIAELRRAVGNAIAAEWRMSLR from the coding sequence ATGATCCACAACGCCACCCGAATCCTTCAATCCGCCATAGACTCCGGCCAGATCCCCGGCGCGGCCCTGGGGGTTGTGTGGGCCGAGGGGGAGGCTGAGCATTGGGTCTATGGCAAGGCCCAGCTCGAGCCGGAAAGCTTGCCGCTCGAGGCCGCCATGACCTTCGACCTCGCCAGCCTGACCAAGGTCATCTTCACGGTGCCCGAGGTGCTGCGCCTGGTTGAAGACGGGCTGGCCGACCTCGACGACCCCCTCGCGCGCTTCTTCCCCGAGATGGCCTGGATGCAAAACAGTGAACTCCCCAGGCGCACCCTGCGCCAACTCTTGACCCACACCGCCGGGCTGCCGGCCTGGGCTCCGCTGTATACCTGGAACTCGAGCCCCGAGCTCTTGAAGCAGCAGGTCCTTCAGCACCGCTGGGAGGTGGGTGAGCCGGGCCCGACGGTGTACTCCGACATCGGCTATATCCTGCTGGGACTTTTGCTCGAGCGCCTGCGCGGCAAACCCCTCACCGACTTTGCGCTGTCCTCGGGGCTCACTTGGAAGCCCCGGCCCGAGAACTCCGTCGCCACCGAGCGTTGCCCCTGGCGTGGGCGGGTGCTGCGGGGCGAAATCCACGACGAGAACGCCTTCGCCCTGGGGGGTGCGGGGCAAGCGGGGTTGTTTGGCAGTCTGGCGGGCGTCCTCGAGTGGGCCCGCTCCGTGCTCGAGGGCAGCCTGCTTTCGCAAGCCGCCCTCGAGGAGATGACCCGCCCGCAGACTGCTGAGCGGGCTTTGGGCTGGGTCCTGTGGCAGCCGGGCTTTAGCGGCGGAAGCCTGTGCAGTCCGCGCACCATCGGCCACACGGGCTTCACGGGCACCGGGGTGTGGATCGACCTCGAGCGCGGCTACGCCTGGGCGCTCCTCACCAACCGCGTCCACCCTGGCCGCCACAGGGAAAGCGGCATTGCCGAGCTGAGGCGGGCGGTAGGCAACGCCATCGCCGCCGAATGGAGGATGAGTTTGAGGTGA
- a CDS encoding ABC transporter permease, which yields MSAPALLKLRFDPGSPLYLAWRRFLKNKPGVVSLWVLALLYLMALFAGFLAPYNLTTQHPDAVYQPPQRVRIVHEGRLTRPFVYQMKKERDPVTFVNTFVEDKTRPTPIRFFIRQGEPYSFLGFKTDLHLFGVPLSEGYFFPLGSDQFGRDLLSRILVGSQVSLTVGVIGVLISFAIGILMGGISGYFGGWIDTVIQRLIEVLLSIPRLPILMALSTVIPASWPSTYVYLGIIAVLSFIGWAGLARVVRGQVLAARDLDYVMAARAIGASDLRIILWHITPNLTSYLIVTATLALPGYIIGESALSFLGLGIKEPMASWGLLLKDAQNFQSLNLYPWLLTPGILIFVAVLAYNFFGDALRDAADVRSVD from the coding sequence ATGAGCGCCCCGGCCCTCCTTAAGCTCCGTTTCGACCCTGGCAGCCCGCTCTACCTGGCCTGGCGGCGCTTCCTCAAGAACAAGCCGGGCGTGGTGAGCCTGTGGGTGCTGGCGCTGCTGTACCTGATGGCCCTCTTCGCCGGCTTCCTGGCCCCTTATAACCTCACCACCCAGCACCCCGACGCCGTGTACCAGCCGCCGCAGCGGGTGCGGATCGTCCACGAGGGCAGGCTCACGCGTCCTTTTGTCTACCAGATGAAGAAGGAACGCGACCCCGTTACCTTCGTCAACACCTTCGTCGAGGACAAGACCCGCCCCACGCCCATCCGCTTTTTCATCCGGCAGGGCGAGCCCTACAGCTTTCTGGGGTTCAAAACCGACCTGCACCTCTTCGGCGTGCCGCTCTCCGAGGGTTACTTCTTCCCGCTGGGCAGCGATCAGTTCGGGCGGGATCTGCTCTCGAGGATCCTGGTGGGCTCGCAGGTCTCGCTCACCGTGGGGGTGATCGGGGTGCTGATCTCCTTCGCCATCGGCATTCTGATGGGTGGCATTTCGGGCTATTTCGGCGGTTGGATCGACACCGTCATCCAGCGCCTCATCGAGGTGTTGCTCTCCATTCCGCGTCTTCCCATTCTCATGGCCCTTTCCACCGTCATCCCGGCCTCCTGGCCCAGCACCTACGTCTACTTGGGGATCATCGCGGTGCTCTCCTTCATCGGCTGGGCGGGGCTGGCGCGGGTGGTGCGCGGGCAGGTGCTCGCCGCGCGTGACCTCGACTACGTGATGGCAGCCAGGGCCATCGGAGCCTCCGACCTGCGCATCATCCTGTGGCACATCACCCCCAACCTCACCTCCTACCTCATCGTCACCGCCACCCTGGCGCTGCCCGGCTACATCATCGGCGAGTCGGCGCTCTCCTTCCTGGGATTGGGCATTAAGGAGCCGATGGCGAGCTGGGGCCTGCTGCTGAAGGACGCACAGAACTTCCAGTCGCTCAACCTCTACCCCTGGCTGCTCACGCCCGGAATCCTGATCTTCGTAGCGGTGCTGGCCTACAACTTCTTCGGCGACGCGCTGCGTGACGCGGCGGACGTGCGGAGCGTGGACTGA